The Agromyces hippuratus genome has a window encoding:
- a CDS encoding dipeptide ABC transporter ATP-binding protein, protein MNSEPAPVLDVSRLRVAFEGVEVVHGVDLTISRGECVAIVGESGSGKSVTARALLGMAGAGSQASAERLRIDGLDLRAASEREWRGVRGRRAGLILQDALGSLDPLRTVGREIDDPLRIHLRLSAAERSARVLELLADVGMPEPAFAAGRRSGELSGGLRQRALIAAAIALDPPLLIADEPTTALDVTVQARILALLDEIRERGTGMLLISHDLAVVSRMADRILVMRDGRIIEQGPTRAVLESPREDYTRALIAAVPAQTPRGERLSMTPKQPAIRTTRATPTPPAAAPTVEATPLLELAHLTKTFAVPGGRFTAVDDVSLSLRRGETLGLVGESGSGKTTVARLALALTAPDRGTVRFDGEEWSELAERRRRPARHRIGAIYQDPLGSFDPRWNVGRLLADAVRGAREAGTSDRSSGPTAPVVTALLDQVGLAASVADRRPLTLSGGQRQRVAIARALAGSPELLICDEPVSALDVTIQAQILDLLDDLQRQRGLALLFISHDLGVVQHMADRVAVMQAGRVVESGAADALFAHPEHPYTARLVADSPRLPR, encoded by the coding sequence ATGAACTCGGAACCCGCTCCGGTGCTCGACGTGTCGCGACTGCGTGTCGCGTTCGAAGGAGTCGAGGTCGTGCACGGCGTCGACCTCACTATCTCCCGGGGCGAATGCGTCGCCATCGTCGGCGAGTCCGGTTCGGGCAAGTCGGTGACGGCGCGGGCACTGCTCGGCATGGCCGGCGCCGGTTCACAGGCCTCGGCCGAGCGGCTGCGCATCGACGGCCTCGATCTGCGGGCGGCGAGTGAACGCGAGTGGCGAGGCGTGCGCGGGCGTCGGGCGGGGCTCATCCTGCAGGACGCGCTCGGTTCCCTCGATCCGCTCAGAACCGTCGGCCGCGAGATCGACGACCCGCTCAGGATCCATCTGCGGCTGTCGGCGGCCGAGCGGTCGGCTCGAGTGCTCGAGCTCCTCGCCGATGTCGGCATGCCCGAACCGGCGTTCGCCGCCGGGCGCCGTTCGGGCGAACTGTCGGGCGGACTCCGTCAGCGCGCGCTCATCGCCGCGGCGATCGCGCTCGATCCGCCCCTGCTCATCGCCGACGAGCCGACGACTGCGCTCGACGTCACCGTGCAGGCGCGGATCCTCGCCCTGCTCGACGAGATCCGCGAACGCGGCACGGGGATGCTGCTCATCAGCCACGACCTGGCCGTCGTGTCGCGCATGGCCGACCGCATCCTCGTCATGCGCGACGGACGGATCATCGAGCAGGGCCCGACCCGAGCCGTGCTGGAGTCGCCGCGGGAGGACTATACGAGAGCACTGATCGCGGCGGTGCCGGCGCAGACGCCGCGCGGGGAGCGACTCTCGATGACGCCGAAGCAACCGGCGATCCGCACGACGAGGGCAACGCCGACGCCGCCGGCCGCGGCTCCCACCGTCGAAGCGACTCCGCTCCTCGAGCTGGCGCACCTCACCAAGACGTTCGCCGTGCCCGGCGGCCGCTTCACGGCCGTCGACGACGTGTCCCTGTCGCTCCGGCGCGGCGAGACGCTCGGACTCGTCGGCGAATCCGGCTCGGGCAAGACCACGGTGGCTCGACTGGCCCTCGCCCTCACGGCGCCCGACCGCGGCACGGTGCGCTTCGACGGCGAGGAGTGGTCGGAGCTGGCCGAGCGGCGCCGGCGCCCGGCGCGCCATCGGATCGGCGCGATCTACCAGGACCCGCTCGGCTCCTTCGACCCGCGGTGGAACGTCGGCCGCCTGCTCGCCGATGCGGTGCGCGGTGCCCGCGAGGCGGGCACGAGCGACAGGTCCTCCGGACCCACCGCTCCCGTCGTCACCGCACTCCTCGACCAGGTCGGGCTCGCGGCATCCGTCGCCGACCGGCGGCCCCTGACGCTGTCCGGTGGCCAGCGGCAACGAGTGGCGATCGCGCGAGCCCTTGCCGGGTCGCCCGAGCTCCTGATCTGCGACGAACCCGTCTCCGCGCTCGACGTGACGATCCAGGCGCAGATCCTCGACCTGCTCGACGACCTGCAGCGACAGCGCGGCCTCGCCCTGCTGTTCATCTCGCACGATCTCGGCGTCGTGCAGCACATGGCCGACCGGGTCGCGGTCATGCAGGCCGGCCGGGTCGTCGAGAGCGGCGCCGCCGACGCGCTGTTCGCACACCCGGAGCATCCGTACACCGCCCGACTCGTCGCCGATTCGCCCCGCCTCCCCCGCTGA
- the sufC gene encoding Fe-S cluster assembly ATPase SufC — protein sequence MSVLEIKNLHVNVETEQGTREILRGVDLVINEGEIHAIMGPNGSGKSTLAYTIAGHPKYQVVEGEILLDGENVLEMSVDERARAGLFLAMQYPVEIPGVTVTNFLRTAKTAIDGEAPAIRGWIKDVRESMSNLKMDSAFAERNVNEGFSGGEKKRNEILQLELLKPKFAVLDETDSGLDVDALKIVSEGVNRAHANTGLGVLLITHYTRILRYIKPDFVHVFVAGRIAEQGGAELADRLEEEGYDRYQVAESAAEAVPAEALSAE from the coding sequence ATGTCCGTTCTCGAGATCAAGAACCTCCACGTCAACGTCGAGACCGAGCAGGGCACGCGCGAGATCCTGCGCGGCGTCGACCTCGTCATCAACGAGGGCGAGATCCACGCGATCATGGGCCCCAACGGCTCGGGCAAGTCGACGCTCGCGTACACGATCGCCGGCCACCCCAAGTACCAGGTCGTCGAGGGCGAGATCCTCCTCGACGGCGAGAACGTGCTCGAGATGTCGGTCGACGAGCGTGCGCGCGCGGGGCTCTTCCTCGCGATGCAGTACCCCGTCGAGATCCCCGGCGTGACCGTCACGAACTTCCTCCGCACCGCCAAGACGGCGATCGACGGCGAGGCGCCCGCGATCCGCGGCTGGATCAAGGACGTCCGCGAGTCGATGTCGAACCTCAAGATGGACTCGGCGTTCGCCGAGCGCAACGTCAACGAGGGCTTCTCGGGCGGCGAGAAGAAGCGCAACGAGATCCTCCAGCTCGAGCTGCTCAAGCCGAAGTTCGCCGTGCTCGACGAGACCGACTCCGGCCTCGACGTCGACGCGCTGAAGATCGTCTCCGAGGGCGTCAACCGCGCCCACGCGAACACGGGCCTCGGCGTGCTGCTCATCACGCACTACACGCGCATCCTCCGCTACATCAAGCCCGACTTCGTGCACGTCTTCGTCGCGGGCCGGATCGCCGAGCAGGGCGGCGCAGAACTCGCCGACCGTCTCGAAGAAGAGGGCTACGACCGCTACCAGGTCGCCGAGTCCGCGGCCGAAGCGGTGCCGGCCGAAGCTCTGTCTGCCGAATAG
- a CDS encoding methyltransferase domain-containing protein: MSTERAEHGLRDAYTHGHHASVLRTHSWRTVENSAAYLVPYLHEGARILDVGSGPGTITIDLARRVRPGTVVGIDASADVVAAATGLAESEAVSNVEFAVGDAYALDFDDDSFDVVHAHQVLQHLARPVDALRELRRVTKPGGVVAARDVDYGGVIWNPASPGLARWLELYRAVHRWNGGEPDAGRHLKGWAREAGFVDVATTGDVWVFSTALEREWWGGAWAERATESQFAAHAIESGHSDIDELRGIADAWRAWAADDDGWLLMPHSEIIARA, from the coding sequence ATGAGCACCGAACGCGCCGAACACGGTCTCCGAGATGCCTACACGCACGGCCATCATGCGAGCGTGCTGCGCACGCACTCCTGGCGCACGGTCGAGAACTCGGCCGCCTACCTCGTGCCGTATCTGCACGAGGGAGCCCGCATCCTCGATGTGGGCAGCGGCCCGGGCACCATCACGATCGACCTGGCCCGCCGAGTGCGGCCCGGTACGGTCGTCGGCATCGACGCCTCGGCCGACGTGGTCGCCGCGGCGACGGGGCTGGCTGAGAGCGAAGCGGTGTCGAACGTCGAGTTCGCCGTCGGCGACGCCTATGCGCTCGACTTCGACGACGACTCCTTCGACGTGGTGCACGCCCACCAGGTGCTGCAGCACCTCGCGCGCCCAGTCGATGCACTGCGGGAGTTGCGCCGCGTCACGAAGCCCGGTGGCGTCGTCGCCGCTCGCGACGTCGACTACGGCGGCGTCATCTGGAACCCCGCCTCGCCGGGTCTCGCCCGATGGCTCGAGCTCTATCGCGCCGTGCATCGCTGGAACGGCGGCGAGCCCGACGCGGGGCGGCACCTGAAGGGTTGGGCGCGCGAGGCCGGCTTCGTCGACGTCGCCACGACCGGCGACGTCTGGGTCTTCTCCACCGCGCTCGAACGCGAATGGTGGGGCGGCGCGTGGGCCGAACGTGCCACGGAATCGCAGTTCGCCGCGCACGCCATCGAGTCGGGCCATTCCGACATCGACGAGCTCCGCGGCATCGCCGACGCATGGCGGGCGTGGGCCGCCGACGATGACGGCTGGCTGCTCATGCCGCACAGCGAGATCATCGCGCGGGCGTAG
- the valS gene encoding valine--tRNA ligase → MTDTARIPDKPALEGLESVWGGAWEREGTYRFDRTTATRECIYSIDTPPPTASGSLHIGHVFSYTHTDVVARFQRMRGKSVFYPMGWDDNGLPTERRVQNYYGVRCDPTLAYIEGFAPPFEGGDGKSTKAADQVPISRRNFIELCERLTVEDEQQFEALWRQLGLSVDWTQTYRTIGDESLFASQLAFVRNVERGEAYQALAPTLWDVTFRTAVAQAELEDREQPGHYHRISFHRPDGGVIEIETSRPELIPACVALVAHPDDERYQPLFGTTVTTPVFGVEVPVVAHHLAQKDKGTGIAMICTFGDITDVVWWRELDLPNRAIIGFDGRVIAEAPDVITSEAGKAAFAELVGKTTFSAKQAVVQQLRDSGDLLADPKSITHPVKFFEKGDKPLEIVSTRQWYIRNGARDEALRERLLSHGREIDWHPDFMRVRYENWVGGLSGDWLVSRQRFFGVPIPVWYPLDAAGDAVFDEPIVATREMLPVDPSSAAAPGFDESQRGEAGGFIGEHDVMDTWATSSLTPQLAGGWERDPELFDLVFPYSLRPQGQDIIRTWLFSTTLRAELEHGVAPWANASISGFIVDPDRKKMSKSKGNVVTPAGLLDQHGSDAVRYWAASSRLGTDAAFDPQNPTQVKIGRRLAIKVLNAAKFILGFDGRADAPVTVPVDRSMLAELAGVVERATRSLEAYDHARALELAETFFWTFCDDYLELVKERAYGEPSPEQASAVAALKTALDVLLRLFAPVIPFATEEAWRWSHEGSVHVASWPSVDDLAARGEAGVELLEIAGLALTGIRRAKTDAKASQKTPVASAVIAAPAATIALLESVVSDLRAVGRIAELGFVEAESFEVRDVVFEAPSE, encoded by the coding sequence ATGACCGACACCGCGCGCATTCCCGACAAGCCCGCTCTCGAAGGCCTCGAATCGGTTTGGGGCGGCGCGTGGGAGCGCGAGGGCACGTACCGGTTCGACCGCACGACGGCGACGCGCGAGTGCATCTACTCGATCGACACCCCGCCGCCGACCGCCTCGGGTTCGCTCCACATCGGCCACGTCTTCTCGTACACGCACACCGACGTCGTGGCGCGCTTCCAGCGCATGCGCGGCAAGAGCGTCTTCTACCCGATGGGCTGGGACGACAACGGACTGCCCACCGAGCGCCGCGTGCAGAACTACTACGGCGTGCGCTGCGACCCCACCCTGGCGTACATCGAGGGCTTCGCGCCGCCGTTCGAGGGCGGCGACGGCAAGTCGACGAAGGCCGCCGACCAGGTGCCGATCAGCCGCCGCAACTTCATCGAGCTGTGCGAGCGGCTGACCGTCGAAGACGAGCAGCAGTTCGAGGCGCTCTGGCGCCAGCTCGGCCTGTCGGTCGACTGGACCCAGACCTACCGCACGATCGGCGACGAATCGCTCTTCGCGTCGCAGCTCGCCTTCGTGCGCAACGTCGAGCGCGGCGAGGCGTACCAGGCGCTCGCCCCGACCCTGTGGGACGTCACCTTCCGCACCGCCGTCGCCCAGGCGGAGCTCGAGGACCGCGAGCAGCCGGGCCATTACCACCGCATCTCGTTCCACCGCCCCGACGGCGGTGTCATCGAGATCGAGACGAGCCGGCCCGAGCTCATCCCCGCGTGCGTGGCCCTCGTGGCCCACCCCGACGACGAGCGCTACCAGCCGCTCTTCGGCACGACTGTCACGACGCCCGTCTTCGGCGTCGAGGTGCCCGTCGTCGCCCACCACCTCGCCCAGAAGGACAAGGGCACGGGCATCGCCATGATCTGCACGTTCGGCGACATCACCGACGTCGTGTGGTGGCGCGAACTCGACCTGCCGAACCGCGCGATCATCGGCTTCGACGGCCGCGTCATCGCCGAGGCCCCCGACGTCATCACCTCCGAGGCGGGCAAGGCGGCGTTCGCCGAGCTGGTAGGCAAGACCACCTTCTCGGCCAAGCAGGCCGTGGTGCAGCAGCTTCGCGACTCGGGCGACCTCCTCGCCGACCCGAAGTCGATCACCCACCCGGTCAAGTTCTTCGAGAAGGGCGACAAGCCGCTCGAGATCGTCTCGACGCGCCAGTGGTACATCCGCAACGGCGCCCGCGACGAGGCCCTCCGCGAACGCCTGCTCTCGCACGGCCGCGAGATCGACTGGCACCCCGACTTCATGCGCGTGCGCTACGAGAACTGGGTCGGTGGGCTCTCTGGCGACTGGCTCGTCTCGCGCCAGCGCTTCTTCGGCGTGCCGATCCCCGTCTGGTACCCGCTCGACGCCGCGGGCGACGCGGTGTTCGACGAGCCGATCGTCGCGACCCGCGAGATGCTTCCGGTCGACCCGTCGTCGGCCGCTGCACCGGGCTTCGACGAGTCGCAGCGTGGCGAGGCCGGCGGTTTCATCGGCGAGCACGACGTCATGGACACCTGGGCGACGTCCTCGCTGACCCCGCAGCTCGCCGGCGGCTGGGAGCGCGACCCCGAGCTCTTCGACCTGGTCTTCCCCTACTCGCTGCGGCCTCAGGGTCAGGACATCATCCGGACCTGGCTCTTCTCCACCACGCTCCGCGCCGAGCTCGAACACGGAGTTGCTCCGTGGGCGAACGCCTCGATCTCGGGCTTCATCGTCGACCCCGATCGCAAGAAGATGTCGAAGTCGAAGGGCAACGTGGTCACCCCCGCAGGGCTCCTCGACCAGCACGGCTCCGACGCGGTGCGCTACTGGGCGGCATCGTCGCGCCTCGGCACCGACGCGGCGTTCGACCCGCAGAATCCGACGCAGGTCAAGATCGGCCGCCGCCTCGCCATCAAGGTGCTGAACGCGGCGAAGTTCATCCTCGGCTTCGACGGCCGAGCGGATGCCCCGGTGACCGTGCCCGTCGACCGCAGCATGCTCGCCGAACTCGCGGGCGTCGTCGAGCGCGCCACCCGTTCACTCGAGGCCTACGACCACGCACGCGCGCTCGAGCTCGCGGAGACGTTCTTCTGGACGTTCTGCGACGACTACCTCGAGCTCGTGAAGGAGCGCGCCTACGGCGAGCCGAGCCCCGAGCAGGCCTCGGCGGTCGCGGCGCTGAAGACCGCGCTCGACGTGCTGCTCCGTCTCTTCGCGCCCGTCATCCCGTTCGCGACCGAAGAGGCGTGGCGCTGGTCGCACGAGGGCTCGGTGCACGTCGCATCGTGGCCGAGCGTCGACGACCTGGCCGCCCGTGGCGAAGCCGGCGTCGAGCTGCTCGAGATCGCAGGCCTCGCGCTGACCGGCATCCGGCGTGCCAAGACCGACGCGAAGGCGTCACAGAAGACGCCCGTCGCGAGTGCCGTGATCGCAGCACCCGCCGCAACGATCGCGCTGCTGGAGTCGGTCGTATCAGATCTGCGTGCGGTGGGGCGCATCGCCGAGCTCGGTTTCGTCGAAGCCGAGTCGTTCGAAGTCCGCGACGTCGTCTTCGAGGCGCCGTCGGAATAG
- a CDS encoding GNAT family N-acetyltransferase has protein sequence MNYEIRSAGDDDFFGWLPLFEAYCRFYETELDDAKALIVWNWIRDESEPLQAALAVDDEGRPVGLAHYRAVPNSLTATRGMYLDDLYVDESARGSGIGRALIEYVHARAAEIGQGGVSWITAADNAPAQQVYDQLAKRTSWVTYEMDA, from the coding sequence ATGAACTACGAGATCCGATCGGCCGGTGACGACGACTTCTTCGGATGGCTGCCGCTGTTCGAGGCGTACTGCCGCTTCTACGAGACCGAACTCGACGACGCCAAGGCGCTGATCGTCTGGAACTGGATCCGCGACGAGTCCGAGCCGCTGCAGGCCGCGCTCGCCGTCGACGACGAGGGCAGGCCCGTCGGGCTCGCCCACTACCGGGCGGTGCCGAACTCGCTGACCGCGACGCGGGGCATGTACCTCGACGACCTCTACGTCGACGAGAGTGCTCGGGGATCGGGCATCGGGCGGGCGCTCATCGAGTACGTGCACGCCCGCGCCGCCGAGATCGGCCAGGGCGGGGTCAGCTGGATCACCGCAGCCGACAATGCGCCGGCGCAGCAGGTCTACGACCAGCTCGCCAAACGCACCAGCTGGGTCACCTACGAGATGGACGCCTGA
- the sufD gene encoding Fe-S cluster assembly protein SufD, with protein MTSTAMPTAGQHGLVAHSDGAFVPVQTRSERFRSVNVEDFAPINGREHEWKLSPVAAFADLTGGELDGARLPIETTDASGISFSYIPRDDARIGTAGTPEERASANAWSTFDEALLVSVTGEDEKIAYVTRTGLGDAPRAAHTVIEAAPNSRGFVVLAGTGAARLSENVEILVGAGASLTVVSLQEWDDEAVHLSSQFARLGRDSFLKHIVVSLGGKVVRVNPSTHLAEQGADIEALGLYFADAGQHLEQQVYVHHDAPHTKSRVTYKGALQGAGARTVWIGDVLIGNAAVGTDSYEQNRNLVLTEGTRADSVPNLEIETGDIEGAGHASATGRFDDEQLFYLMARGIREDEARRLVVRGFLTDIVQKIGSADLEARLTAAIEAELEGR; from the coding sequence ATGACCAGCACCGCCATGCCCACCGCAGGCCAGCACGGCCTCGTCGCCCACTCCGACGGCGCCTTCGTGCCCGTGCAGACCCGCTCGGAGCGATTCCGCTCTGTGAACGTCGAGGACTTCGCGCCCATCAACGGCCGCGAGCACGAGTGGAAGCTCTCCCCGGTCGCGGCGTTCGCCGACCTGACCGGTGGCGAGCTCGACGGTGCGCGCCTCCCGATCGAGACGACGGATGCCTCGGGCATCTCGTTCTCGTACATCCCGCGCGACGACGCCCGCATCGGCACGGCGGGCACGCCCGAAGAGCGCGCGAGCGCCAACGCGTGGTCGACGTTCGACGAGGCCCTCCTCGTCTCCGTGACCGGCGAAGACGAGAAGATCGCGTACGTGACCCGCACGGGGCTCGGCGATGCGCCGCGCGCCGCGCACACCGTCATCGAGGCCGCGCCGAACAGCCGCGGCTTCGTCGTGCTCGCCGGCACGGGCGCCGCCCGCCTCAGCGAGAACGTCGAGATCCTCGTCGGCGCCGGGGCGTCCCTCACCGTCGTCTCGCTGCAAGAGTGGGACGACGAGGCCGTGCACCTCTCGAGCCAGTTCGCCCGCCTCGGCCGCGACTCGTTCCTCAAGCACATCGTCGTCTCGCTCGGCGGCAAGGTCGTCCGGGTGAACCCCTCGACCCACCTCGCCGAGCAGGGCGCCGACATCGAGGCCCTCGGCCTGTACTTCGCCGACGCCGGCCAGCACCTCGAGCAGCAGGTCTACGTGCACCACGACGCGCCGCACACCAAGAGCCGCGTGACCTACAAGGGCGCGCTGCAGGGCGCAGGTGCTCGTACCGTCTGGATCGGCGACGTGCTCATCGGCAACGCCGCGGTCGGCACCGACAGCTACGAGCAGAACCGCAACCTCGTGCTCACCGAGGGCACTCGTGCGGACTCCGTGCCGAACCTCGAGATCGAGACCGGCGACATCGAAGGTGCCGGGCACGCGAGTGCCACCGGCCGGTTCGACGACGAGCAGTTGTTCTACCTCATGGCACGCGGCATCCGCGAAGACGAGGCACGACGGCTCGTCGTGCGCGGCTTCCTCACCGACATCGTGCAGAAGATCGGCTCGGCCGACCTCGAAGCCCGCCTCACCGCGGCGATCGAGGCTGAACTGGAAGGTCGCTGA
- a CDS encoding M3 family metallopeptidase, whose amino-acid sequence MTEHSNPFLEPSPLPYRLPLFALIRPEHYREAIKSGMREQRRAIEAIATDASAPTFENTVVALERSAELLRRVLPVFENASSADSDAAIDALEVEFAPLLSAHQDAIRLDPRLYARLSELQDARDELGLDAESAELLDKYHRTATLAGAALSEPQRLELTAVNTRLSELTTAFQQHLLADGNDLALHLTDPDDLAGLDDGRRSAAREAAIARGLDGWLITLVLPTGQPALAALERDAVRDRLLAASRSRGRRGGAHDTRSTLLEIVRIRARRAALLGFDNHAAAVTVDETAGTPEAVAELLDRLVPAATANARREALALAEQAVAEARQPIEASDWALLSEAVRRERYAVDLDEMRPFLEFDRVLTRGVFRAAELLYGLRILERTDLVGYHPETRVFEVFEEDGTPVGLYLLDLYTRDSKRGGAWMSSLVEQSTLEGTLPVVVNNMNVARPAAGEPTLLTLDETETLFHEFGHALHGLLSHVVHPSMSGTNVYRDFVELPSQVNELWVLRPEVLGEYAVHHETGERMPQQLVDRLLASRTFNEGFSTTEYLAAAVLDQAWHRLSPAEADAVADVADFEHRALAAAGLDDPLVPPRYSSTYFAHVFAGGYDAGYYSYIWSEVPGADIMAWFEANGGATRENGARYRAEILAPGGSRDPRESIRRLLGREPDIAALLERRGLA is encoded by the coding sequence ATGACCGAGCATTCCAACCCGTTCCTCGAGCCGAGCCCGCTGCCCTACCGGCTTCCGCTCTTCGCCCTCATCCGACCGGAGCACTACCGGGAGGCGATCAAATCCGGCATGCGCGAGCAGCGTCGGGCGATCGAGGCGATCGCGACGGATGCCTCGGCGCCGACGTTCGAGAACACCGTCGTCGCCCTCGAACGCTCGGCAGAGCTGCTCCGCCGAGTGCTCCCCGTCTTCGAGAATGCGAGCTCGGCCGACAGCGATGCCGCGATCGACGCCCTCGAGGTGGAGTTCGCGCCCCTCTTGTCGGCGCATCAGGACGCGATCCGGCTCGATCCGCGCCTCTACGCGCGACTCTCCGAACTGCAGGACGCGCGCGACGAGCTCGGACTCGACGCGGAGTCGGCCGAGCTGCTCGACAAGTACCACCGCACCGCGACCCTCGCCGGGGCCGCCCTGAGCGAGCCGCAGCGCCTCGAGCTCACGGCCGTGAACACCCGTCTCTCCGAGCTCACGACGGCGTTCCAGCAGCACCTGCTCGCCGACGGCAACGATCTCGCGCTGCACCTGACCGATCCCGACGACCTCGCAGGCCTCGACGACGGTCGGCGTTCGGCGGCGCGAGAGGCCGCGATCGCGCGCGGTCTCGACGGCTGGCTCATCACCCTCGTGCTGCCGACCGGGCAGCCGGCTCTCGCGGCCCTCGAGCGCGACGCCGTGCGCGACCGCCTGCTCGCCGCCTCTCGGTCACGTGGACGCCGCGGCGGTGCTCACGACACCCGTTCGACGCTCCTCGAGATCGTGCGGATCCGCGCCCGGCGGGCCGCACTCCTCGGTTTCGACAACCACGCCGCCGCAGTCACCGTCGACGAGACGGCGGGCACGCCGGAGGCCGTCGCCGAACTGCTCGACCGGCTCGTGCCCGCGGCGACCGCGAATGCCCGGCGCGAAGCCCTGGCCCTCGCCGAGCAGGCGGTCGCCGAGGCACGACAGCCGATCGAGGCATCCGACTGGGCGCTGCTGAGCGAGGCCGTGCGGCGCGAGCGGTACGCGGTCGACCTCGACGAGATGCGCCCGTTCCTCGAGTTCGACCGCGTGCTCACGCGCGGCGTCTTCCGCGCCGCGGAGCTGCTCTACGGCCTGCGGATCCTCGAGCGCACCGACCTCGTCGGCTACCACCCCGAGACGCGCGTGTTCGAGGTGTTCGAGGAGGACGGCACCCCGGTCGGGCTCTACCTGCTCGACCTGTACACCCGGGATTCGAAGCGCGGCGGCGCGTGGATGAGCTCGCTCGTCGAGCAGTCGACGCTCGAGGGCACGCTCCCGGTCGTCGTGAACAACATGAACGTCGCGCGGCCGGCCGCGGGCGAGCCGACCCTGCTCACGCTCGACGAGACCGAGACGCTCTTCCACGAGTTCGGTCATGCGCTGCACGGCCTGCTCTCGCACGTCGTGCACCCGTCGATGTCGGGCACGAACGTCTACCGCGACTTCGTCGAGCTGCCGAGCCAGGTCAACGAACTGTGGGTGCTGCGCCCCGAGGTGCTCGGTGAGTACGCGGTGCACCACGAGACCGGCGAGCGGATGCCGCAGCAGCTCGTCGACCGCCTGCTGGCCTCGCGCACCTTCAACGAGGGCTTCTCGACCACCGAGTACCTCGCGGCGGCCGTGCTCGACCAGGCGTGGCACCGCCTCTCCCCCGCCGAGGCCGATGCTGTCGCCGATGTCGCCGACTTCGAGCACCGGGCACTCGCCGCCGCCGGACTCGACGACCCGCTCGTGCCGCCCCGCTACTCGAGCACGTACTTCGCGCACGTCTTCGCGGGCGGGTACGACGCCGGGTACTACTCGTACATCTGGAGCGAGGTGCCGGGCGCCGACATCATGGCCTGGTTCGAGGCGAACGGCGGCGCCACTCGGGAGAACGGTGCGCGCTACCGCGCGGAGATCCTCGCTCCGGGCGGCTCGCGCGACCCGCGGGAGTCGATCCGGCGCCTGCTCGGGCGCGAGCCCGACATCGCGGCGCTCCTCGAGCGCCGCGGCCTCGCCTGA
- a CDS encoding metal-sulfur cluster assembly factor → MVTSLAPERYDQVEEALKDVMDPELGVNIVDLGLIYDLGWDDENDALVIHMTLTSAGCPLTDVIEEQTAEALDGTVDAFRINWVWMPPWGPERITDDGRDMMRALGFAI, encoded by the coding sequence ATGGTCACCTCACTCGCACCAGAGCGCTACGACCAGGTCGAAGAAGCGCTGAAAGACGTCATGGATCCCGAGCTCGGGGTCAACATCGTCGACCTCGGCCTCATCTACGACCTCGGTTGGGACGACGAGAACGACGCCCTGGTCATCCACATGACGCTCACGAGCGCCGGATGCCCCCTCACCGACGTCATCGAGGAGCAGACCGCCGAGGCGCTCGACGGCACCGTCGATGCCTTCCGCATCAACTGGGTGTGGATGCCGCCGTGGGGCCCCGAGCGCATCACCGACGACGGCCGCGACATGATGCGGGCACTCGGCTTCGCGATCTGA
- a CDS encoding non-heme iron oxygenase ferredoxin subunit: protein MTSVRVCAIDDLAVNEASRFVLEGVPIAVVKDAAGDVFAIGDTCTHGDISLAEGFVEDDTLECWAHGSMFSLKTGKPLTLPAYEPVPVYQVELKDGDVHIDPAVTLTV from the coding sequence GTGACATCCGTGCGTGTGTGCGCCATCGACGATCTCGCCGTCAACGAGGCGTCGCGCTTCGTGCTCGAGGGCGTTCCCATCGCCGTCGTGAAGGACGCCGCCGGCGATGTCTTCGCCATCGGGGACACCTGCACCCATGGCGACATCTCGCTCGCCGAGGGCTTCGTGGAAGACGACACCCTCGAGTGCTGGGCGCACGGCTCCATGTTCTCCCTCAAGACGGGCAAGCCGCTCACGCTGCCCGCATACGAGCCCGTCCCGGTCTACCAGGTCGAGCTCAAGGACGGCGACGTCCACATCGATCCCGCGGTCACCCTGACCGTCTGA